From Trichoderma atroviride chromosome 1, complete sequence, one genomic window encodes:
- a CDS encoding uncharacterized protein (EggNog:ENOG41~TransMembrane:8 (i12-33o45-67i127-148o154-172i179-198o210-230i242-263o275-294i)), whose product MWYKRKERQYRISLFFSAASLAGAFGGILAFGIAKMRGIVWSNGWRWIFILEGIATVIIATSAYWFIENYPDTAKFLTKSERELIKTRLAADCDAMIKEDFNWAAVREAVSDPSCWLYSLGFHTMSLPLYTLSLFLPTIISNLGYTAAKAQLLTIPPYALAFVTTVGVAIASERLGKRAIFIAGSSITAAIGYIMLLANTDPVSRPGLSYAGTFFAAAGIYPATALVLSWPAINVSGQTKRAIANAMQISIGNLGAVMGTQLYRSNDGPRFVVGHSVALAYLCANVLVVSYTGWRLKAQNTARANISPEIENVGDASDWEGDKDPRWRFSY is encoded by the exons CGAAAGGAGCGGCAGTATCGTATTTCGTTATTTTTCAGTGCGGCATCGCTTGCGGGAGCCTTTGGTGGCATTTTAGCATTT GGAATTGCGAAGATGAGAGGGATCGTTTGGAGTAATGGATGGCGGTGGATATTCATTCTC GAAGGAATTGCTACTGTCATCATTGCCACATCAGCGTACTGGTTCATTGAGAACTACCCCGATACCGCTAAATTTCTCACGAAATCCGAAAGAGAGTTGATCAAAACTAGATTGGCCGCTGACTGCGACGCTATGATCAAAGAAGATTTCAACTGGGCTGCTGTACGTGAGGCAGTCAGTGACccaagctgctggctctACAGTCTGGGCTTTCATACAATGAGCTTACCGTTATATACTCTTTCTCTATTTCTG CCAACAATTATCAGCAACCTTGGATATACAGCAGCGAAAGCTCAGCTCCTTACGATTCCTCCGTATGCGTTAGCATTCGTTACTACTGTGGGAGTTGCCATTGCGTCAGAAAGATTGGGGAAAAGGGCGATCTTTATAGCGGGCTCTTCAATCACGGCCGCAATTGGATATATCATGTTGCTTGCAAACACCGACCCTGTCTCACGGCCGGGCTTGTCGTACGCTGGCAcgttctttgctgctgcaggcattTACCCGGCCACTGCACTGGTTCTCTCATGGCCGGCTATCAATGTATCTGGCCAGACAAAAAGAGCTATTGCAAACGCGATGCAGATTAGCATTGGTAATCTAGGGGCTGTCATGGGGACGCAGCTGTATCGGTCAAATGATGGGCCTAGATTTGTCGTTGGTCACTCAGTCGCACTGGCCTACTTGTGTGCAAATGTTCTTGTGGTCAGCTATACCGGATGGCGACTAAAAGCGCAAAATACAGCAAGGGCAAATATCTCTCCTGAAATTGAGAATGTAGGAGACGCATCAGACTGGGAAGGGGATAAAGACCCACGGTGGCGGTTCTCATATTAG
- a CDS encoding uncharacterized protein (EggNog:ENOG41~SECRETED:SignalP(1-18)~MEROPS:MER0005768), protein MVHFNLQAILALAVTVSALPADSPTQYVGPENGNLVIVGGGTLDDSILQRVIDLAGGNDSSIVVIPTAQGDPSYDQNAANAGDFRRLGAKSVTVLHTYDPEVANTEEFVQPLLNATGVWFGGGRQWRLVDAYAGTLTQQTIRAVLDAGGVIGGSSAGASIQGDFLARGDTESNTLIIGDHQQGFAYVKNVAIDQHVLVRNRQFDMLNVLKYKPGILGIAINENTAVHVSKNSAQVFGASYAIIYDGTYWSRDGNDPNQLPDDSGLFYFLREGDEYDLGLRKVIKSS, encoded by the coding sequence ATGGTTCACTTCAATTTACAGGCCATCCTGGCATTGGCAGTCACAGTTTCCGCTCTGCCGGCTGATAGCCCGACACAATACGTAGGACCTGAGAATGGCAACTTGGTGATAGTCGGGGGCGGCACGCTGGACGATTCCATTCTCCAGCGCGTCATTGACCTTGCGGGGGGCAATGATAGCTCAATTGTCGTCATTCCTACTGCTCAGGGTGATCCAAGCTATGATCAGAATGCAGCGAATGCGGGAGACTTTCGTCGCCTTGGCGCCAAAAGTGTTACTGTTCTACATACATATGACCCCGAGGTTGCAAACACGGAAGAATTTGTTCAACCACTTCTCAATGCTACTGGCGTCTGGTTTGGAGGCGGTCGCCAGTGGCGTTTAGTCGACGCTTACGCCGGAACGCTCACTCAACAAACGATCCGAGCTGTGCTGGACGCTGGTGGTGTCATAGGCGGATCCTCTGCTGGGGCATCTATTCAAGGGGATTTCTTGGCGCGAGGCGATACGGAGAGCAACACTCTCATAATCGGAGATCATCAACAAGGCTTCGCATATGTCAAGAACGTGGCTATCGATCAACATGTGCTAGTTCGCAATCGACAATTCGACATGTTAAATGTGCTCAAATACAAACCTGGGATTCTGGGCATCGCAATCAACGAAAACACCGCTGTTCATGTTTCGAAGAATAGTGCTCAGGTATTCGGTGCTAGCTACGCCATCATTTATGACGGAACATACTGGTCTAGGGACGGTAACGATCCGAACCAACTTCCGGATGATTCAGGCCTATTCTATTTCTTAAGAGAAGGGGATGAATATGATCTTGGGCTACGCAAAGTCATTAAATCGTCTTGA